A stretch of the Capsicum annuum cultivar UCD-10X-F1 chromosome 10, UCD10Xv1.1, whole genome shotgun sequence genome encodes the following:
- the LOC107846571 gene encoding uncharacterized protein LOC107846571 encodes MKNGLDVTPLLIGRMMTSNIAECINGCLVEAKVLPILGFLEEIRILFSAWNCKNSEIASYTNTTLGRRFQEILTDNGVKSLRMTVKVPGSYLYCVYESGRRYISDIDNGTCNYCRYQIDEIPCTYAIAVLKSINIDVKEYERYCSELYRPNTIVKTYELPIVSMPGMKDWIIPESIDAKEVLTPKYKRPPGRPNKGRHLKSSESFTASSNPLR; translated from the exons ATGAAAAATGGTCTCGATGTCACTCCCCTGTTAATAGGTAGAATGATGACCTCTAATATAGCTGAATGTATTAACGGTTGTTTGGTAGAGGCTAAAGTACTTCCTATTTTAGGTTTCCTTGAAGAAATTAGGATTCTATTCTCTGCATGGAATTGTAAGAACAGTGAAATTGCATCATATACAAACACAACGCTCGGGAGAAGATTTCAAGAAATACTAACTGATAATGGGGTTAAATCATTACGGATGACG GTTAAGGTACCTGGTAGTTATCTGTATTGTGTGTATGAATCAGGAAGGAGGTACATTAGTGATATTGATAATGGCACGTGTAACTATTGCCggtatcaaattgatgaaattccaTGTACATACGCAATTGCTGTTTTAAAGAGTATAAATATTGATGTAAAAGAGTACGAACGTTACTGCTCAGAATTGTACAGGCCAAACACCATTGTCAAGACGTATGAACTCCCCATAGTTTCTATGCCAGGCATGAAAGATTGGATTATTCCAGAATCTATTGATGCTAAAGAAGTTTTGACACCCAAATACAAAAGACCTCCAGGGAGGCCAAATAAAGGAAGACATTTGAAATCTAGTGAATCATTTACTGCAAGTTCAAACCCATTGCGGTAA